One window from the genome of Esox lucius isolate fEsoLuc1 chromosome 23, fEsoLuc1.pri, whole genome shotgun sequence encodes:
- the LOC105020366 gene encoding poly [ADP-ribose] polymerase 11-like, with translation MWTQSRWDSHGEEMVTDNDTKKPCNWFYLDELGTWHMFPNDHMGEGFLTSKDIEKYYTSNPEGVLQISTSRGINKLDFAEMMLTDVKTGKQRQIKRSHEICLTESSRSRCCLDKGSSMPSRWEVMDPKLPYQIFCLRRETDEYNHVADFIKKEGELDRQIKSICRIQNLDLWEFYCRKKTQLGRIQGTTSVKEMKLFHGTKVSNIHTICTYNFDCRLAGSNGHSYGKGTYFARFASYADKFSFFNSDPVPLFGEAPHGYWGQRTKIMFLARVIVGKSTAGDSTFLKPDHNSAINFHDSCVDNLMYPRIFVIFDPCQIYPEYLIQYY, from the exons ATGTGGACTCAATCAAGATGGGATTCACATGGTGAAGAAATGGTGACAGACAACGACACAAAGAAACCATGTAATTGGTTCTACCTGGAtgaattgggtacttggcacaTGTTTCCG AATGATCACATGGGAGAAGGCTTTCTGACCAGTAAAGACATTGAAAAATATTACACAAGTAATCCAGAAGGTGTATTACAGATATCAACATCCAGAGGCATAAACAAGCTGGATTTTGCTG AGATGATGCTGACCGACGTCAAAACAGGAAAGCAGAGGCAAATCAAACGATCCCATGAAATTTGCCTAACAGAGTCTAGCAGAAG tAGATGCTGTTTGGATAAAGGCAGTTCAATGCCGTCACGTTGGGAAGTGatggaccccaaacttccctatCAG ATCTTCTgcctgaggagagagacagatgagtaTAACCATGTGGCAGACTTCATAAAGAAAGAAGGGGAACTAGACCGACAGATCAAATCCATCTGTAGAATTCAGAACTTGGACCTCTGGGAATTTTACTGTCG GAAAAAGACACAATTGGGAAGGATTCAAGGCACAACAAGTGTCAAGGAGATGAAACTGTTTCATGGGACAAAAGTCAGCAACATACACACAATCTGTACATACAACTTTGACTGCAGGTTGGCTGGTAGCAATGGTCATAGTTATGGGAAAG GAACCTACTTTGCGAGATTTGCCTCATATGCAGATAAATTCAGTTTCTTCAACTCTGATCCAGTACCTCTGTTTGGTGAGGCACCACATGGCTATTGGGGCCAAAGGaccaaaataatgtttctgGCTCGGGTGATAGTCGGTAAATCAACAGCTGGAGATTCCACATTTCTCAAACCTGACCACAACAGTGCTATCAACTTCCATGACAGTTGTGTGGACAATTTAATGTACCCCAGAATCTTTGTCATATTTGATCCTTGTCAGATTTATCCAGAGTACCTAATTCAGTACTATTGA
- the LOC105020366 gene encoding poly [ADP-ribose] polymerase 11-like isoform X1, which yields MWTQSRWDSHGEEMVTDNDTKKPCNWFYLDELGTWHMFPNDHMGEGFLTSKDIEKYYTSNPEGVLQISTSRGINKLDFAEMMLTDVKTGKQRQIKRSHEICLTESSRRCCLDKGSSMPSRWEVMDPKLPYQIFCLRRETDEYNHVADFIKKEGELDRQIKSICRIQNLDLWEFYCRKKTQLGRIQGTTSVKEMKLFHGTKVSNIHTICTYNFDCRLAGSNGHSYGKGTYFARFASYADKFSFFNSDPVPLFGEAPHGYWGQRTKIMFLARVIVGKSTAGDSTFLKPDHNSAINFHDSCVDNLMYPRIFVIFDPCQIYPEYLIQYY from the exons ATGTGGACTCAATCAAGATGGGATTCACATGGTGAAGAAATGGTGACAGACAACGACACAAAGAAACCATGTAATTGGTTCTACCTGGAtgaattgggtacttggcacaTGTTTCCG AATGATCACATGGGAGAAGGCTTTCTGACCAGTAAAGACATTGAAAAATATTACACAAGTAATCCAGAAGGTGTATTACAGATATCAACATCCAGAGGCATAAACAAGCTGGATTTTGCTG AGATGATGCTGACCGACGTCAAAACAGGAAAGCAGAGGCAAATCAAACGATCCCATGAAATTTGCCTAACAGAGTCTAGCAGAAG ATGCTGTTTGGATAAAGGCAGTTCAATGCCGTCACGTTGGGAAGTGatggaccccaaacttccctatCAG ATCTTCTgcctgaggagagagacagatgagtaTAACCATGTGGCAGACTTCATAAAGAAAGAAGGGGAACTAGACCGACAGATCAAATCCATCTGTAGAATTCAGAACTTGGACCTCTGGGAATTTTACTGTCG GAAAAAGACACAATTGGGAAGGATTCAAGGCACAACAAGTGTCAAGGAGATGAAACTGTTTCATGGGACAAAAGTCAGCAACATACACACAATCTGTACATACAACTTTGACTGCAGGTTGGCTGGTAGCAATGGTCATAGTTATGGGAAAG GAACCTACTTTGCGAGATTTGCCTCATATGCAGATAAATTCAGTTTCTTCAACTCTGATCCAGTACCTCTGTTTGGTGAGGCACCACATGGCTATTGGGGCCAAAGGaccaaaataatgtttctgGCTCGGGTGATAGTCGGTAAATCAACAGCTGGAGATTCCACATTTCTCAAACCTGACCACAACAGTGCTATCAACTTCCATGACAGTTGTGTGGACAATTTAATGTACCCCAGAATCTTTGTCATATTTGATCCTTGTCAGATTTATCCAGAGTACCTAATTCAGTACTATTGA